The Canis aureus isolate CA01 chromosome 11, VMU_Caureus_v.1.0, whole genome shotgun sequence genome has a segment encoding these proteins:
- the LOC144322935 gene encoding nucleoside diphosphate kinase 6: protein MTSILRSPQALQLTLALIKPDAVAHPLILEAVHQQILSNKFLIVRMKELLWRKEECQKFYQEHEGRFFYQRLVEYMASGPIRAYILARKDAIQLWRTLMGPTRVFRARHVAPDSIRGSFGLTDTRNTTHGSDSVISASREIAAFFPDFSEQRWYEEEEPQLRCGPVHYSPEGGIHCVAGPGGPGPA from the coding sequence ATGACCTCGATCTTGCGAAGCCCTCAGGCTCTCCAGCTTACTCTGGCCCTGATCAAGCCTGATGCTGTTGCTCACCCTCTGATTCTGGAGGCTGTTCATCAGCAGATTCTGAGCAACAAGTTCCTTATTGTACGAATGAAAGAACTTCTGTGGAGAAAAGAAGAATGCCAGAAGTTTTACCAAGAGCATGAAGGGCGTTTTTTCTATCAGCGGCTGGTGGAGTACATGGCCAGCGGACCAATCCGAGCCTACATCCTTGCCCGCAAGGATGCCATCCAACTCTGGAGGACCCTGATGGGACCCACTAGAGTGTTTCGAGCACGTCATGTGGCTCCAGATTCAATTCGTGGAAGTTTCGGCCTCACTGACACCCGCAACACGACCCATGGCTCTGACTCTGTGATTTCCGCCAGCAGAGAGATTGCAGCCTTCTTCCCTGACTTCAGTGAACAGCGCTGGTATGAGGAAGAGGAGCCCCAGCTGCGCTGTGGCCCTGTGCACTACAGTCCAGAGGGAGGCATCCACTGTGTAGCCGGACCAGGAGGCCCAGGACCAGCCTGA